GCAAACCCGATAGCTTATCAGGGTGCGACTCCCGTTTTTATTGATAGCGAACCGGATACCTGGAATATGTGTCCTGTAGCTTTAGAAAAGGCAATTATTGACAGAATTTCGTTAGGTAAAACCCCTAAGGCGATTATTGCGGTACATTTATACGGTATGCCGTATAAAGTTGATGAAATAAATAAAATAGCACAGCAATATAATATTCCGGTTATTGAAGACAGTGCAGAAGCATTGGGAAGTACTTATAAAGGCATTTCCTGCGGAACTTTCGGTGAGTTTGGTATCTTGTCTTTTAACGGAAATAAAATCATTACAACCTCCGGTGGCGGAGCATTAGCCGTTAAAAATGCCGAACTAAAAAAGAAAGCCGTATTTTTAGCAACGCAGGCGAGAGATGAAGCACCACATTATCAGCACAGTGTTATTGGATATAATTATAGAATGAGCAATATTTGTGCTGGAATTGGCAGAGGGCAGATGGAAGTATTGGATGATCATGTACAACTGCGTAGAAAAGTCAATCAGTACTATGTAACGTACTTCGGGAATATTGAAGGGGTGAGCGTATTACAGGAGCCAAATTCGGATTATTTTTCGAATCATTGGTTAACCGCGATATATTTGGATCCGAAAATTCACGGCGAAAAATCGGCTGAAGATTTACGTTTGTTATTTGAAGAAAACAATATTGAAAGCAGACCGCTTTGGAAACCAATGCATTTACAGCCGGTTTTTGAAGGAACACCTTATTATGGAGAAACGGTTGCTGAGAATTTATTTAAAAACGGATTGTGTTTGCCGTCAGGTTCTAATTTAACTGAAGCAGAAATGGAAAGAATTGGAACGGTTCTTGATACGTTCTTCCAGTTGAAATTGAAACACACTTTCACATATTAGTTTTATCAGGATAATTATTTTTATAATGAATAATAATACATTTAAACTTGAAAAATAGTATTTTTCGTAGGCTATATTCGAATTTGGAACAGGCTTCAACTACCTTTAGAGATGACTTTTCCTTACAAAGTTTGCGCTATTTACCAAGATGGATTGTCTTATTTATAGATATTTCTGTAGTGATTATTGCGTCCATAATGAGTTACTTTCTTTTGGACGGACTTGGTATTCAGTTTAAGTTAGTATTAAATAAAGACAAGTTTATATATGTTGTAAGTGTTTACTTCTCGGTTACGATTTTCTTCTTTTGGTTATTCCGCACTTATTCCGGAATTATAAGGCACTCCACTTTTATAGACGGTATTCGCTTGTTTTTTGCGCAATCGTCTACTTTTCTGGTAATGTTTTTTATAAATGTATATTTTGAACAGGCAATAGGTGACAAATTATTCCTGAATACCCGTTTGTTCATCAATATCATTATCTCATTCATGGGGTTGTTTTTATACCGTATTGTGGTAAAACAATTCTTTGAACATTATCTTACAGAATCTAAAAACAATAAACTGGAAAGAGCACTGATTTATGGTGATGGATTCAATGCAACGGCATTAGCCAATGCGTTACGATCAGAGCGCCCGGCCAGATTTAAACTGTTAGGATTTGTAGATTCTGACCGATCCAATACTACAAAAAGGATTTTAGATTTACCCATTTTTATCGTTAAGAAAAAGATTCCGGTGCTCCTGCGTTCGGTTGGTGCGAATGCTTTAATAATCGCAACAAACAGTCTGAAGGAAGACCTGATGATGGAACTTATCGATGAATGTCTGGAATATGGATTTAAAGTATATACCATTCCTGTAGTTGCCGACTGGTCTGACGCGAAAGACATCTCTAAAAAAGTAAAATCAATTCAGATTGAAGACCTTTTGGAAAGAAAACCAATTCAGTTGGACAATACCTCAATTGGAAATGAATTGAGCAATAAAACCGTTTTAATTACCGGAGCAGCAGGATCAATCGGTAGCGAGATCGTTAATCAGGTCATTGCGTTTTCTCCTAAAAAAGTTATTCTGATCGATCAGGCAGAAACGCCTATATATCATCTGACTCTTGAACTGAATAAGAAAACGACGGCAACCAATATTTTTCCTTATGTGG
This region of Flavobacterium inviolabile genomic DNA includes:
- a CDS encoding polysaccharide biosynthesis protein, with amino-acid sequence MSYFLLDGLGIQFKLVLNKDKFIYVVSVYFSVTIFFFWLFRTYSGIIRHSTFIDGIRLFFAQSSTFLVMFFINVYFEQAIGDKLFLNTRLFINIIISFMGLFLYRIVVKQFFEHYLTESKNNKLERALIYGDGFNATALANALRSERPARFKLLGFVDSDRSNTTKRILDLPIFIVKKKIPVLLRSVGANALIIATNSLKEDLMMELIDECLEYGFKVYTIPVVADWSDAKDISKKVKSIQIEDLLERKPIQLDNTSIGNELSNKTVLITGAAGSIGSEIVNQVIAFSPKKVILIDQAETPIYHLTLELNKKTTATNIFPYVADIRNRKEIETIFAKHNPDIVFHAAAYKHVPMMEDHPIQAVYTNVMGTRNLADLSVAYKTSKFVMVSTDKAVNPSNVMGASKRIAEKYVQTLNYHLHNNGLKETKFITTRFGNVLGSNGSVVPLFKQQIANGGPITITHPKIIRYFMTIPEACQLVLEAGAMGSGGEIYIFDMGKPVKIIDLARKMIRMAGLQPDKDIKIEIVGLRPGEKLYEELLNDSSKTLPTHHEKIMVAVEVTDTFEDISQAINILIQLAEEGHEMSKIVMQMKTIVPEFISLNSAFSTLDVN
- a CDS encoding DegT/DnrJ/EryC1/StrS family aminotransferase, which translates into the protein MNSKIWLSSPHMGGTEQQYINEAFESNWIAPLGPNVTGFENSLQSYLANNVEVAALSSGTAALHLSLILLGVGQGDEVICQSMTFSASANPIAYQGATPVFIDSEPDTWNMCPVALEKAIIDRISLGKTPKAIIAVHLYGMPYKVDEINKIAQQYNIPVIEDSAEALGSTYKGISCGTFGEFGILSFNGNKIITTSGGGALAVKNAELKKKAVFLATQARDEAPHYQHSVIGYNYRMSNICAGIGRGQMEVLDDHVQLRRKVNQYYVTYFGNIEGVSVLQEPNSDYFSNHWLTAIYLDPKIHGEKSAEDLRLLFEENNIESRPLWKPMHLQPVFEGTPYYGETVAENLFKNGLCLPSGSNLTEAEMERIGTVLDTFFQLKLKHTFTY